From the genome of Neomonachus schauinslandi chromosome 5, ASM220157v2, whole genome shotgun sequence, one region includes:
- the AP5Z1 gene encoding AP-5 complex subunit zeta-1, translating into MFTAGAESLLHQAREIQDEELQKFCSRVVKLLQKDEPGPDAVDALQRLFLIVSATKYKRKLEKTCVDLLQTTLCSPKCPEQLQFLCAAILRERSPADSLSLSWDHVQSSQQLSLVASVLLAQGDKKEEVRSVGQHAFRVLESRQPEGPSLRHLLPVLSKVTHLAPHTLHEDQTNLLSKRLVEWLRYASVQQGVAHTSGGFFSTPRARQPGPVTEVDGAVATDFFTVLSTGQHFTEDQWLNVQAFSMLRAWLVHSGPQGPSAPDADDKSELEGSTLSVLSATSTASHLLPPRERLREKAFEYCQRLVEQSTRRALRKGDADLQKACLVEAVLVLDTLCRQDPSFLYRTLSCLKALHVRLCGDPARARALLPIAQFFLSHGEAAAVDSEAILQHLFTRVPCELFHSPMLAFEFVRFCGDSLPLFGRNLDILKRSFPNLFKLLAWNSPPLTSEFVALLPWLVDAGTAVEMLHALLDLPCLTAALDLQLRLSPAASERPLWDTSLRNPSCLEASRDPEFQALLQHLLRAKASGTVQRLAPLHQLLQPMTSCARVVQCAEAVPTLLQAFFSAVTQFADGALTNQLVLVLLERRDSLYQVPQYEARVHRVLSSQLLALCALHPSLVVDLAKELLGFVGSVSSVHSRGALLAAVAWAVGEYLSVSWDRRCTVEQITRFFEALEALLFEVTQSRPSAALPKCPPQVIAVLMTTLTKLASRSQDLIPRVSLFLSKMRTLAQSPAPSPVHGEEDAGAICTRATELLTLLKMPSVAQFVLTPSAEVSEPRYHRDSNTALPLALRTVSRLVEKEAGLLPG; encoded by the exons atgTTCACGGCGGGGGCGGAGAGTCTGCTCCACCAGGCCAG GGAGATCCAGGATGAGGAGCTGCAGAAGTTTTGTTCCCGGGTTGTTAAGCTGCTGCAGAAGGACGAGCCGGGGCCCGATGCGGTGGACGCCCTGCAGAGGCTCTTCCTCATCGTCTCAGCCACGAAATACAAGAGGAA GCTGGAGAAGACGTGCGTGGACCTGCTGCAGACCACCCTCTGCTCGCCCAAGTGTCCCGAGCAGCTCCAGTTCCTTTGTGCCGCCATCCTGAGAGAGAGGTCGCCTGCTGATAGCCTGAGCCTGTCCTGGGACCACGTCCAGAGCAGCCAGCAGCTGAGCCTGGTGGCCTCTGTGCTCTTGGCCCAG GGTGACAAAAAGGAGGAGGTCCGAAGCGTGGGCCAGCACGCCTTCAGAGTCCTCGAGAGCCGGCAGCCCGAGGGGCCCAGTCTGAGACACCTGCTCCCggtcttgtccaaggtcacgcACCTGGCCCCGCACACCCTCCATGAAG ACCAGACCAACCTGCTCAGCAAGAGGCTGGTGGAGTGGCTTCGCTACGCGAGCGTCCAGCAAGGGGTCGCACACACTTCCGGAGGCTTCTTCTCCACACCCAGAGCCCGGCAG CCGGGCCCTGTCACCGAGGTGGATGGGGCGGTGGCCACAGATTTCTTCACGGTGCTGTCCACGGGCCAGCACTTCACGGAGGACCAGTGGCTGAACGTGCAGGCCTTCTCCATGCTGCGGGCATGGCTGGTGCACAGcggcccccagggccccagcgCCCCGGACGCAG ACGACAAGTCGGAGCTGGAGGGCTCCACCCTGTCCGTGCTATCGGCCACCTCCACCGCCAGCCACCTGCTGCCCCCCCGGGAGCGGCTGAGGGAGAAGGCCTTCGAGTACTGTCAGCGCCTCGTGGAGCAGAGCACGCGAC gagccCTGAGAAAGGGGGACGCGGACCTGCAGAAAGCC TGCCTGGTGGAGGCCGTGCTGGTGCTGGACACACTCTGCCGGCAGGACCCATCCTTCCTGTACCGCACGCTGTCCTGCCTGAAGGCCCTGCATGTGCGGCTGTGTGGGGACCCGGCCCGGGCGCGGGCGCTCTTGCCCATCGCGCAGTTCTTCCTGAGCCACG GGGAGGCGGCCGCCGTGGACTCGGAAGCCATCCTGCAGCACCTGTTCACCAGGGTCCCCTGCGAGCTCTTCCACAGCCCCATGCTGGCCTTCGAGTTCGTCCGCTTCTGCGGGGACAGCCTTCCCCTGTTCGGCAGGAACCTTGACATTCTCAAGCGGAGCTTCCCCAACCTCTTCAAG CTCCTGGCCTGGAACAGCCCGCCCCTCACCTCGGAGTTCGTGGCGCTCCTCCCGTGGCTGGTGGACGCCGGCACGGCCGTGGAGATGCTCCACGCGCTGCTGGACCTGCCCTGTCTGACTGCGGCCTTGGATTTGCAGCTCAG GCTGTCACCGGCTGCGTCTGAGAGGCCACTGTGGGACACCTCCCTCAGGAACCCCAGCTGCTTGGAGGCCTCCCGAGACCCAGAGTTCCAGGCTCTTCTCCAGCACCTGTTGCGGGCTAAGGCCAGCGGAACCGTGCAGAG GTTGGCACCACTCCACCAGCTGCTGCAGCCCATGACCAGCTGCGCCCGCGTGGTCCAGTGCGCCGAGGCCGTGCCCACCCTGCTCCAGGCGTTCTTCTCCGCGGTGACCCAG TTTGCCGACGGGGCCCTGACCAACCAGCTGGTGCTggtgctcctggagagaagggacTCCCTTTACCAGGTGCCCCAGTACGAGGCCCGTGTGCACAG GGTGCTGAGCTCACAGCTCCTGGCCCTGTGCGCGCTGCACCCGTCGCTGGTGGTCGACCTGGCGAAAGAGCTGCTGGGGTTCGTGGGGAGCGTGAGCAGCGTCCACAGCAGAGGGGCCCTGCTCGCCGCCGTG GCCTGGGCCGTCGGTGAGTACCTGTCCGTGTCCTGGGACCGGCGGTGCACCGTGGAGCAGATCACCAGGTTCTTCGAGGCCCTGGAGGCCCTGCTGTTCGAGGTCACCCAGTCCCGCCCGTCTGCCGCCCTTCCCAAGTGCCCCCCACAGGTCATCGCCGTGCTCATGACCACGCTGACCAAGCTGGCCTCCCGGAGCCAAGACCTGATTCCCAG GGTCTCTCTGTTCCTGTCAAAGATGAGGACCCTGGCGCAGAGCCCAGCGCCGAGCCCCGTGCACGGTGAGGAGGACGCGGGAGCCATCTGCACGCGGGCCACCGAGCTGCTGACCCTGCTCAAGATGCCCAGCGTGGCCCAGTTTGTGCTCACGCCCAGCGCAGAGGTGTCCGAGCCCCGCTATCACCGGGACTCCAACACAGCCCTGCCGCTGGCCCTGCGCACGGTCAGCCGCCTGGTGGAGAAGGAGGCGGGCCTCCTGCCTGGATGA